The genomic stretch AACAATTGACGAATATAGAAGATATATAGAAAAGGATGCTGCACTTGAAAGGAGATTTCAGCCTGTTTTAGTAAATCCTCCATCTGTTGAAGATACCATTTCCATTTTGAGAGGACTTAAAGAGAGATTTGAAATCCATCACGGAGTACGAATCACAGATGATGCTTTGATTGCAGCAGCAAAGCTTTCGGACAGATATATTTCAGATAGATTCTTACCTGATAAAGCAATCGACTTGATTGACGAGGCAGCTGCACTTTTGAGAACTGAGATAGACTCTATGCCTACAGAACTGGATGAAATTACAAGGAAAATTATGCAGCTGAGAATTGAAAAGAATGTTTTGCAAAAAGAAGAAAACCCGAGCGCAAAACAGCGCATAGAGGAGATTGAAAAGGAAATTGCGCAGCTTCAAAGCAGGGCAGATGAGCTTTCAGCTCAATGGGATTATGAAAAAGAGCTAATAAAAGAGGTAAGAAGAATCAAAGAAGAGATTGAAAATGTTAAGATTCAAATTGAAGAGGCTGAAAGAAACTATGACCTAAATAGGCTCTCTGAGCTGAAATATGGCAAGTTAATAGAACTCCAAAAAGCTTTAGATAGAAAACGTCAGGAGTTAGAAAAGATCCCACCGGAAAGAAGACTTTTAAAAGAGGAAGTAACAGAAGAGGAGATTGCAAAGATTGTATCAAAATGGACAGGAATTCCTGTTGCTAAGCTTGTAGAGACAGAAAGGCAAAAGATTTTAGAGCTTGACAAAATTTTGCACAGACGTGTTGTTGGTCAGGATGAAGCAATTGAAGCTGTGTGCAATGCAATAATGAGAGCACGAGCTGGAATAAAAGACCCGAGAAAACCAATAGGTACCTTCTTGTTTTTAGGTCCAACTGGTGTTGGTAAAACAGAACTTGCAAGAGCGTTAGCTGAAGCTCTGTTTGACTCTGAAAACAATATGATAAGAATTGACATGACAGAGTATATGGAAAAACACTCAGTTTCACGCTTGATTGGAGCACCACCAGGATATGTAGGATATGAAGAAGGAGGCCAGCTCACAGAAGCTGTTAGAACAAAACCTTATTCTGTTGTGCTTTTTGACGAGATAGAAAAAGCTCATAGAGATGTTTTTAATATTCTTCTTCAGATAATGGATGATGGAAGGCTTACTGATTCTAAGGGCAGGACTGTGGATTTTAAAAATACAATAATAATAATGACCTCTAACTTGGGAAGTGAGTATCTTTTGAATGCAAAAATTTCAAATGGTGAAATAGATGAAGAGACACGGAAACTAATAGATAGAGAATTAAAATTACATTTTAGACCAGAGTTTTTAAACAGGCTTGACGAGATTATAATCTTCAAACCTCTCACAAAAGAGCAGATTATAAAAATTATTGACCTTCGAGTTGCAGAAATCCAGCAGAAGCTAATAGAAAAAGGAATTTCAATAAGGCTGACACAAAGAGCAAAAGAGTTTGTTATGGAAAATGCCTTTGATGTAAACTTTGGTGCAAGGCCAATAAAAAGGTTCTTGCAAAAAAATGTTGAGACACTTATAGCAAAAGAGATTTTAAAGGGTACCATTGTTGAAGGTGAGAGGATTGATATAGATATTGAAAATGGAAAATTTGTTATAGTAAAGTAGAGCCATGTCGAACATTTTGTGAGGTTTGACATGGCCTTTTTTTTAGTTTTTTGCTTGAAAAAGATGAGATATTAAAATATAATACTTAATAAGTTTGTGGTTTTTGCATATTTGAATTTATACATAAAAGGTAGGAAGGATGGTAGGTTGGGATGATATGGTCTGAATATGAAAAACTCAATAGAAAACAGTATGAAGAACTGCAGCTTGAAAGACTTAAAAGAACGGTAGAAAGGGTTTATGAAAATGTTCCTTTTTACCGTAAAAAATTCGATGAAATAGGAGTAAAGCCACATCATATTAAGACTTTAAAAGATATTCGGCTTCTTCCCTTCACAACTAAGGATGACCTGAGAGAAAACTATCCGTATGGTCTTTTTACTGTCCCTCTTTCAAAAATTGTTAGAATTCACGCCTCCTCAGGCACAACAGGTAAGCCAACCGTTGTAGGATATACAAAACATGACATGGAAGTGTGGACAGAGGTTGTTGCAAGAATAGTCACAGCAGCAGGTGTCAGAGAACATGATATTGCTCAGATTGCTTTTGGTTACGGACTCTTTACTGGTGCTTTTGGACTTCACCAGGGTTTAGAGAGAATTGGTGCAACAGTAATTCCAATTTCAAGTGGTAATACTGAAAAGCAGCTTATGGTTATGCAGGATTTTGGAGCTACAGTTTTGGTATGTACACCGTCTTATGCACTTTACATAGACGAGGTGGCAAATGAACTTGGCATTGATAAGTCAAAGATAAAACTAAGACTGGGCCTTTTTGGTGCAGAAGCTTCAACAGTTGAGATGAGAAGAGAGATTGAAAAGAAGTGGGGACTTTTTGCAACAGAAAATTATGGACTTTCTGAAATAATTGGTCCAGGGGTTTCTGGAGAGTGTGAATATAGAGAAGGGTTACATATAAATGAAGACCATTTCTATCCTGAGATAATAAATCCCGACACAGGAGAGGTTCTTGAAGAAGGAGAAACAGGAGAGCTTGTATTGACAACCATCACAAAAGAAGGTATGCCTCTTATAAGATATAGAACAAGGGATATCACCTCACTTATATATGAGCCATGCAAGTGCGGAAGGACAAATGTGAGAATGACATCTGTTAAAGGAAGAACAGATGATATGCTAATAATCCGAGGTGTCAATGTATTTCCCTCTCAGATAGAAAGTGTTCTAATGGGAATTGAAGGTATAGGTCCTCACTATCAACTTGTTGTCACAAAGAAAGGATATTTGGATGATTTAGAAGTTCATGTAGAGCTTGTTGATGGAAAACTTTTGGAAAGATATGCTGAACTCGAGAAATTAGAAAATAAGATAAGGCACAGGATATTTACTGTATTGGGATTAAATGTTAAGGTAAAACTTGTTGAACCAAAAACTTTAGAAAGAACTACTGGAAAGGCAAAAAGAGTAATTGATTTGAGAAATAAAAACAATTAAATGTAATGGAGGCTGAGATAAATTGAAAAAGCTTTTGCTTGGAAATTTTGCTGTTGCCAGAGGATGTTATGAAGCAGGAGTTAAGGTTGCAACAGCTTACCCTGGCACACCTTCAACAGAGATTACAGAGGCAATAGCCCAGTATGATGAAATCTATTGTGAATGGGCGCCAAACGAGAAAGTAGCGCTTGAGGTTGCAATTGGTGCAGCTATTTACGGCAGGCGTGCCATCTGTTCAATGAAACATGTAGGTTTAAATGTGGCAGCAGACCCTCTTTTTACTGCATCTTACACAGGAGTAAATGCCGGGCTTTTGATAGCTGTTGCAGACGACCCAGGTATGCATTCTTCTCAAAACGAGCAAGATACCAGAAATATAGCAAAAGCAGCAAAAGTACCTGTATTAGAGCCATCTGACAGTCAGGAATGCATTGATTTTGTCAAGATTGGTTTTGAGATGAGCGAAAAGTTTGATACTCCTGTAATTTTGCGGCTTACCACAAGAATTGCTCATTCTCAATCTGTTGTAGAAGAAGGGCAGCGAGAAGAAGTAAAATTTGAATACAAAAAAGATATACAAAAATATGTCATGATGCCTGCAATGGCCCGTCCACGCCATGAATTTGTAGAAAGAAGATTAAAAAGTTTAAAAGAATTTTCAGAGACAATTGGAATTAACAAGGTTGAACAAGGAACAGAGAAAATGGCTTTCATTGCCTCTGGGATAGCTTACCAGTATGTCAAAGAAGCTTATCCTGATGCGTGGGTTTTGAAACTTGGCATGGTTTGGCCACTTCCAGAGAGACTAATAAAAGATTTTTGTTCTCGATTTGAAAAGGTGTATGTAGTTGAAGAGCTTGACCCATTTTTGGAAGAGAATATAAAAGCAATGGGGATAAACAATATTGTGGGAAAAGAGATTTTCAAATTAACAGGTGAATATTCGCCATCATTTATAAAAAAGGCAGTGGAGAACAAAGAAGTTGAACTTCCGTACAAAGTAAAACAGACACTACCTCCAAGACTTCCTGTACTCTGTCCTGGATGTCCCCACAGAGGAATTTTTTATGTTTTAAGCAGACTAAAAGATGTTGTCATCACAGGGGATATTGGATGTTACACCTTAGGGGCACTATCTCCTTTTAATGCAATGGACAGTTGCGTTTGCATGGGTGCAAGTATTGGAATGGCGCACGGAATATCAAATGCATCAGATAAAAATCAAAAGGTTATCGCAGTGATTGGAGATTCTACATTTGTTCACTCAGGGATAACAGGTATTATTGATGCTGTATACAATGGTTCTGATATACTTGTTATGATTTTAGACAACTCAACAACTGGAATGACGGGGCATCAAGACCATCCCGCAACAGGATATACAATAAAAGGAGAGCAAACTTACAAACTTGACCTTATGAGCCTTTGCAGAGCATTAGGCTGCGTTGCAGTAGAGGAAGTAAATCCGTATAAAATAAAGGAAAATGTAGTAAAAATAAAGCAATTATTAGACCTCCCAGGTGTTAAGGTTGTAATTGCTAAAGCACCATGCAGATTACACCGAAGACATAAGTTTACAATTTCAAAAAGATATATTGATTTTGAAAAATGCAAAAATTGCAGACTATGCTTGAGTTTGGGTTGTCCTGCTATTTCCTTAAAAGATAAACCTACAATTGATACTAACTTATGTCTTGCATGTGGAATGTGTGAAGATGTTTGTAAGTTTGGAGCAATTTCAAGTCAAAAGGAGCAGTGATTGTATGAAGAAGAATATAAATATATTGATAGTTGGTGTTGGTGGTCAGGGAAATATATTATTTAGCAAAATTTTGGGAGATGTTCTATTAAATGTTGGATATGATGTAAAAATTTCTGAAGTCCATGGTATGGCACAAAGAGGCGGAAGTGTAGTTACATATGTAAAAGCAGGTGAAAAAGTATTCTCACCTCTTGTGGACAGAGCAGAAGCTGATTATATTTTGGCGTTTGAAAAATTAGAAGCTTTAAGGTGGCTTGAGTATCTGAAAAATAATGGCATTTTGATATATTCAGATTATGAAATTCCTCCTCTGAGTGTAATAACAGGAGCTTATGAATATCCTGATGTAGAAAAAATCTTGCAAACAGTTGGTGTTAAGGCTTGTAGAGTTGAAGTTAAAAAGCTGCTTTCTCAGTTAGGAAATTCAAGGGTCCAAAATACCTTGATGCTGGGATTTTTTAGCAGGTTTTTGGATATAGATGAGGCTTTATTTAAAAAGTCTATAGAGAGGAATGTAAAAAAAGAGTTTATTGAAATTAATTTAAAAGCATTTGAGCTTGGTAGAAGAATAGAAATGTGTGAGGTGGAAAAGTGAAGATGAGATATTGGGATGAACATATGGAGTGCATGGACAGAAGTACTTTGCAGGAAATTCAGCTCAAAAGACTTGTTGAGACTGTAAAAAGAGTATATACGAGCGTGCCGTATTACAGGCGAAAAATGCAAGAGCTTGGTATTATCCCTGAAAACATAAAGAGCTTGGACGACCTAAAGAAACTTCCATTTACTACAAAACAGGACTTGCGTGATAACTACCCGTATGGACTTTTTGCTGTACCTTTGAGCGAAATTGTAAGAATTCATGCTTCTTCTGGAACAACAGGTAAACCCACTGTTGTCGGATACACAAAACATGATATTGGTATTTGGTCTGAGGTTATGGCAAGGACACTTGTGGCAGCTGGAGCTGACAAACACTCGTTTGTCCAGATAGCATATGGCTATGGTCTTTTCACAGGTGGGCTTGGTGTTCAC from Caldicellulosiruptor kronotskyensis 2002 encodes the following:
- the clpB gene encoding ATP-dependent chaperone ClpB, which encodes MNMERFTQSLQTALLDAQNTAIVYKHQEIGPEHLHYALVNEDDKLVAKILKNMGIDIELYKRDIEEQLKKIPMVYGPGASTVYVNRYVNEILIRAEEEAKKFKDEYISVEHVYLAMIDSDIPSSKSIFRKYGITREKFLQQLYKIRGNQRITNPNPEEVYEVLKKYGRDLTELARKGKLDPVIGRDEEIRRVIQILSRRTKNNPVLIGEPGVGKTAIVEGLAQRIVKGDVPEGLKDKTIFALDLGALIAGAKYRGEFEERLKAVLNEIIASEGRIILFIDEIHNIVGAGRAEGAMDAGNLLKPMLARGELHCIGATTIDEYRRYIEKDAALERRFQPVLVNPPSVEDTISILRGLKERFEIHHGVRITDDALIAAAKLSDRYISDRFLPDKAIDLIDEAAALLRTEIDSMPTELDEITRKIMQLRIEKNVLQKEENPSAKQRIEEIEKEIAQLQSRADELSAQWDYEKELIKEVRRIKEEIENVKIQIEEAERNYDLNRLSELKYGKLIELQKALDRKRQELEKIPPERRLLKEEVTEEEIAKIVSKWTGIPVAKLVETERQKILELDKILHRRVVGQDEAIEAVCNAIMRARAGIKDPRKPIGTFLFLGPTGVGKTELARALAEALFDSENNMIRIDMTEYMEKHSVSRLIGAPPGYVGYEEGGQLTEAVRTKPYSVVLFDEIEKAHRDVFNILLQIMDDGRLTDSKGRTVDFKNTIIIMTSNLGSEYLLNAKISNGEIDEETRKLIDRELKLHFRPEFLNRLDEIIIFKPLTKEQIIKIIDLRVAEIQQKLIEKGISIRLTQRAKEFVMENAFDVNFGARPIKRFLQKNVETLIAKEILKGTIVEGERIDIDIENGKFVIVK
- a CDS encoding phenylacetate--CoA ligase family protein, whose protein sequence is MIWSEYEKLNRKQYEELQLERLKRTVERVYENVPFYRKKFDEIGVKPHHIKTLKDIRLLPFTTKDDLRENYPYGLFTVPLSKIVRIHASSGTTGKPTVVGYTKHDMEVWTEVVARIVTAAGVREHDIAQIAFGYGLFTGAFGLHQGLERIGATVIPISSGNTEKQLMVMQDFGATVLVCTPSYALYIDEVANELGIDKSKIKLRLGLFGAEASTVEMRREIEKKWGLFATENYGLSEIIGPGVSGECEYREGLHINEDHFYPEIINPDTGEVLEEGETGELVLTTITKEGMPLIRYRTRDITSLIYEPCKCGRTNVRMTSVKGRTDDMLIIRGVNVFPSQIESVLMGIEGIGPHYQLVVTKKGYLDDLEVHVELVDGKLLERYAELEKLENKIRHRIFTVLGLNVKVKLVEPKTLERTTGKAKRVIDLRNKNN
- the iorA gene encoding indolepyruvate ferredoxin oxidoreductase subunit alpha — encoded protein: MKKLLLGNFAVARGCYEAGVKVATAYPGTPSTEITEAIAQYDEIYCEWAPNEKVALEVAIGAAIYGRRAICSMKHVGLNVAADPLFTASYTGVNAGLLIAVADDPGMHSSQNEQDTRNIAKAAKVPVLEPSDSQECIDFVKIGFEMSEKFDTPVILRLTTRIAHSQSVVEEGQREEVKFEYKKDIQKYVMMPAMARPRHEFVERRLKSLKEFSETIGINKVEQGTEKMAFIASGIAYQYVKEAYPDAWVLKLGMVWPLPERLIKDFCSRFEKVYVVEELDPFLEENIKAMGINNIVGKEIFKLTGEYSPSFIKKAVENKEVELPYKVKQTLPPRLPVLCPGCPHRGIFYVLSRLKDVVITGDIGCYTLGALSPFNAMDSCVCMGASIGMAHGISNASDKNQKVIAVIGDSTFVHSGITGIIDAVYNGSDILVMILDNSTTGMTGHQDHPATGYTIKGEQTYKLDLMSLCRALGCVAVEEVNPYKIKENVVKIKQLLDLPGVKVVIAKAPCRLHRRHKFTISKRYIDFEKCKNCRLCLSLGCPAISLKDKPTIDTNLCLACGMCEDVCKFGAISSQKEQ
- a CDS encoding indolepyruvate oxidoreductase subunit beta; translated protein: MKKNINILIVGVGGQGNILFSKILGDVLLNVGYDVKISEVHGMAQRGGSVVTYVKAGEKVFSPLVDRAEADYILAFEKLEALRWLEYLKNNGILIYSDYEIPPLSVITGAYEYPDVEKILQTVGVKACRVEVKKLLSQLGNSRVQNTLMLGFFSRFLDIDEALFKKSIERNVKKEFIEINLKAFELGRRIEMCEVEK